In the genome of Polaribacter atrinae, one region contains:
- a CDS encoding LutC/YkgG family protein, which translates to MSSRNQILDRIKANKPTLINLPNINISLFDEGLDLLKEFTKKVEIVGGNVVSVNSNQEIVEQIDKTFTDAKVKYSNLADTASFNTIKLATLQKPHDLEDLDILILESKLAVAENGAIWISDSEIPVRVLPFITKHLMLVISQKNIVPYMHQAYEKLTNLNADFGVFIAGPSKTADIEQSLVIGAHGALSLTVFLKD; encoded by the coding sequence ATGAGTAGCAGAAATCAAATATTAGACAGAATTAAAGCCAATAAACCGACACTTATTAATTTACCAAACATCAATATTTCTCTTTTTGATGAAGGCTTAGATCTTCTTAAAGAATTTACTAAAAAAGTAGAAATCGTTGGTGGTAACGTTGTTTCTGTAAACTCTAATCAAGAGATTGTTGAGCAAATAGATAAAACATTTACAGATGCCAAAGTAAAGTACTCTAATTTAGCAGATACCGCTTCTTTTAACACTATAAAACTAGCTACTTTACAGAAGCCACACGACTTAGAAGATTTAGATATTTTAATTTTAGAAAGTAAATTAGCCGTTGCAGAAAATGGTGCAATTTGGATCTCAGATTCAGAGATTCCTGTGCGTGTATTGCCATTTATTACAAAGCATTTAATGCTCGTTATTTCACAAAAAAACATTGTGCCATATATGCATCAAGCGTATGAAAAATTAACCAACCTAAATGCCGATTTTGGTGTATTTATTGCAGGCCCTTCTAAAACTGCAGACATAGAACAATCTTTAGTAATTGGTGCCCACGGCGCCTTAAGTCTTACTGTATTTTTAAAAGACTAG
- a CDS encoding lactate utilization protein B: MSHSKLASIFNKDEKRVDWHDKALWFVRHKRDLSVHNVKGWEELRNLGHGIKAHMLSNLDNYLIQFEENAKKNGVQVHWAADADEHNKIVLQILKENNAKKIVKSKSMLTEECHLNPCLEADGIEVIDTDLGERIVQLAKETPSHIVLPAIHKNRHEVDELFQEHLGTKPCDGDPQYLTGEARKHLRTKFIQADAALTGVNFAVADTGGFVVCTNEGNADMGAHLAPVHIASMGVEKIIPKQEHLGVFLRLLARSATGQPITTYSSHFKKPRKGVKMHIVIVDNGRSEQLSRPDFRASLHCIRCGACMNTCPIYRRSGGHSYDATIPGPIGSILSPGKDLTKHSTLPFASTLCGSCSDVCPVKIDIHSQLYKWRQIITKETPQPFVKKQAMKAMGNIFAHPNRFETVGKIARWSLRNLPKAMINSKPNVWGHTRDLPLGPEKSFDQWFKDRENDKKS; this comes from the coding sequence ATGAGTCATTCAAAATTAGCAAGTATTTTTAATAAAGACGAAAAAAGGGTTGACTGGCATGACAAAGCCTTGTGGTTTGTACGTCATAAAAGAGATCTATCTGTTCATAATGTAAAAGGTTGGGAAGAATTAAGAAACCTAGGCCACGGAATTAAAGCACACATGCTGTCTAACTTAGACAACTATTTAATTCAGTTCGAAGAAAACGCAAAAAAAAATGGTGTACAAGTTCATTGGGCGGCAGATGCTGATGAACACAATAAAATTGTACTTCAAATTCTTAAAGAAAATAACGCTAAAAAGATTGTAAAAAGTAAATCGATGTTAACCGAAGAGTGCCATTTGAATCCATGTTTGGAAGCAGATGGAATTGAGGTTATAGATACCGATTTAGGAGAACGCATTGTACAATTAGCAAAAGAAACGCCAAGTCATATTGTATTGCCTGCAATTCATAAAAACAGGCATGAAGTAGATGAATTATTTCAAGAACATTTAGGTACAAAACCTTGTGATGGAGATCCACAATACTTAACAGGTGAAGCTAGAAAACATCTTCGTACAAAATTTATTCAAGCAGATGCAGCACTTACTGGTGTTAATTTTGCCGTGGCAGATACGGGAGGATTTGTGGTTTGCACCAATGAAGGAAATGCAGATATGGGCGCTCATTTAGCTCCTGTGCATATTGCTAGTATGGGCGTAGAAAAAATAATTCCCAAACAAGAACACTTGGGCGTATTTTTAAGATTATTGGCAAGATCTGCTACTGGACAACCAATAACCACGTATTCATCTCACTTTAAAAAACCGAGAAAAGGTGTAAAAATGCACATTGTAATTGTAGACAACGGACGATCTGAACAATTAAGTAGACCAGACTTTAGAGCATCCTTACACTGTATACGTTGTGGTGCTTGTATGAACACCTGCCCTATTTACAGAAGAAGTGGCGGTCATAGTTACGATGCTACCATTCCGGGACCAATTGGTTCTATTTTATCACCAGGAAAAGATTTAACAAAACACAGTACACTTCCGTTTGCATCCACTTTATGTGGCTCTTGTTCCGATGTATGTCCTGTAAAAATCGATATTCATTCGCAGTTGTACAAATGGCGACAAATAATCACCAAAGAAACACCTCAACCGTTTGTTAAAAAACAAGCCATGAAGGCAATGGGGAATATTTTTGCACACCCAAATCGTTTTGAAACTGTCGGTAAAATTGCACGTTGGTCTTTAAGAAATTTACCAAAAGCTATGATTAACTCTAAACCAAATGTTTGGGGACATACCAGAGATTTACCTTTAGGACCAGAGAAAAGTTTTGATCAATGGTTTAAAGATAGAGAGAACGATAAAAAAAGTTAA
- a CDS encoding (Fe-S)-binding protein, giving the protein MKVGLFIPCYINQLYPQVGIATIELLEKLNVDVGYPSGQTCCGQPMANSGYEYESVGACNNFVDNFKEFDYIVTPSGSCAYHVKKHYNIIPQTTEVTKVRDNVYELCDFILNILKIKDVGAAFPHKIGVHKSCHGLRGLRLGSCSEVVGEKYSYIEELLQEVKGAELTTLSRNDECCGFGGTFAVTEEAISVKMGKDKIQDHLNSGAEVITATDTSCLMHLEGLINRNKQPLKVLHIAEILNSNI; this is encoded by the coding sequence ATGAAAGTAGGTCTCTTTATACCCTGTTACATCAATCAGTTATACCCACAAGTTGGAATTGCAACTATAGAACTTTTAGAAAAATTAAATGTTGACGTTGGCTATCCGTCAGGGCAAACCTGTTGTGGTCAACCGATGGCAAACTCAGGTTATGAATATGAATCTGTTGGTGCTTGTAATAACTTTGTAGACAATTTTAAAGAGTTCGATTATATTGTTACTCCTTCGGGAAGTTGTGCATATCATGTAAAAAAGCACTACAATATTATTCCTCAAACAACTGAAGTAACAAAGGTGAGAGATAACGTATATGAATTGTGTGATTTTATTTTAAATATCCTAAAAATAAAAGATGTAGGCGCTGCTTTTCCCCACAAAATTGGCGTTCATAAAAGTTGTCATGGTCTAAGAGGGCTGCGTTTAGGTTCTTGTTCTGAAGTTGTTGGTGAAAAATATTCTTATATAGAAGAATTGCTACAAGAAGTAAAAGGTGCCGAATTAACAACACTTAGTAGAAACGACGAATGTTGCGGCTTTGGAGGTACATTTGCTGTTACAGAAGAAGCCATTTCTGTTAAAATGGGAAAAGACAAAATTCAAGATCATTTAAATAGTGGCGCAGAAGTAATTACCGCAACAGATACGTCTTGCTTAATGCATTTAGAAGGATTGATTAACAGAAATAAGCAACCTTTAAAAGTTTTGCATATCGCAGAAATTTTAAATAGTAACATATAA
- the fucP gene encoding L-fucose:H+ symporter permease: MAESKKIPVVSKEVLIPFIIITSLFSLWGFANDITNPMVAAFGTVMEISTAKAALVQLAFYGGYATMAIPAALFVRKYSYKKGILLGLSLYAIGALLFFPAAQFEVFGFFLGSLYILTFGLAFLETTANPYILSMGDERTATQRLNLAQAFNPIGSLFGMFIASKFILVALDSDKRNEAGELIFSTLDEAQKAVIRTHDLAIIRNPYVILGFVVIAMLVLIAVTKMPKRSANTTYSSAADSFKRLFKNGKYKEGVLAQLFYVAAQIMCWTFIIQYAGNLGISKAEAQNYNIIAMSIFLGSRFISTFLMKYINAKKLLMIFALCAMVTISGVILIEGITGLYLLVATSAFMSLMFPTIYGIALDGLSEEDSALGAAGLVMAIVGGALMPILQGLMIDMEKIGPFSGVNFSFILPFICFCFIALYGYRTMKIYK; the protein is encoded by the coding sequence ATGGCTGAGTCAAAAAAAATCCCCGTAGTTTCCAAGGAGGTTTTAATTCCTTTTATTATCATTACTTCACTTTTTTCTCTTTGGGGTTTTGCCAATGATATTACAAATCCCATGGTTGCTGCATTTGGTACCGTTATGGAAATTTCTACTGCCAAAGCTGCTTTGGTGCAACTTGCTTTTTATGGAGGCTATGCTACAATGGCAATTCCTGCCGCTTTATTTGTAAGAAAATACAGCTATAAAAAAGGAATTCTTTTAGGTTTATCTTTATATGCTATTGGAGCCTTATTATTTTTTCCGGCAGCACAATTTGAAGTCTTTGGCTTCTTTTTAGGTTCGTTATATATTTTAACATTCGGATTGGCTTTTTTAGAAACTACCGCAAACCCGTACATCCTTTCTATGGGGGATGAACGCACCGCAACACAGCGTTTAAATCTAGCACAAGCATTTAATCCTATTGGCTCTTTATTCGGAATGTTTATAGCATCAAAATTTATTTTGGTTGCCTTAGATTCTGATAAAAGAAATGAAGCTGGTGAGTTAATTTTTAGCACGCTAGATGAAGCTCAAAAAGCAGTTATTAGAACGCATGATTTAGCAATTATTAGAAATCCGTATGTAATTCTTGGCTTTGTTGTGATTGCAATGCTTGTTTTAATTGCCGTAACTAAAATGCCAAAAAGAAGTGCAAATACAACTTACTCTAGTGCCGCAGATTCTTTTAAAAGATTGTTTAAAAACGGAAAATACAAAGAAGGTGTTTTAGCACAATTGTTTTATGTGGCTGCTCAAATTATGTGTTGGACGTTTATCATTCAGTATGCAGGAAATTTAGGAATTTCGAAGGCAGAAGCACAAAATTATAATATTATTGCCATGTCTATTTTCTTAGGAAGTAGGTTTATCAGTACTTTTTTAATGAAATATATCAATGCAAAAAAATTACTGATGATTTTCGCACTTTGTGCGATGGTAACCATATCTGGAGTTATTTTAATTGAAGGAATTACAGGTTTATACTTACTGGTAGCAACCTCAGCATTTATGTCTTTAATGTTCCCAACTATTTACGGAATTGCCTTAGACGGATTAAGTGAAGAAGATTCTGCTTTAGGAGCTGCAGGATTAGTTATGGCTATTGTTGGTGGTGCTTTAATGCCAATTTTACAAGGATTAATGATAGATATGGAAAAAATTGGTCCGTTTAGCGGAGTCAACTTTTCATTTATATTACCTTTTATCTGTTTTTGTTTTATTGCACTTTACGGATATAGAACAATGAAAATTTATAAATAA
- the aldA gene encoding aldehyde dehydrogenase, with amino-acid sequence MQQFEQYINGKFVKSTSTEVIEILNPCTEEVLSLMPIGSVKDAQLALEAAQASQHAWKSLPAIQRANYLTKMATVIRENRVFLARTLAAEQAKVIGLAQVEIDVTADYFDYYAGFARRIEGEIIQSDRSKEHIFLHKAPIGVAVGILPWNFPFFVMARKVAGSLITGNTCVINPSSIAPNTVMEFAKLIEAIKIPAGVLNYVCGKGSIVGNALSKSPITGIISLTGSVGAGQMVMEAASKNITKVSLELGGKAPAIVCADANLELAVNAVVSSRFIFSGQVCNCAERVYVEESIHDQFLEMITSKINDLKVEDAFSENNPDMSALVSKAQLDKVSEMIEYAKKEGAEVLVGGSRSSQFDKGYFYQPTLLTNVKQDMQIIQEEVFGPVLPVMKFGTLDEAIALANDCEFGLTSSIFSENFNKVMHAAEELQYGETYINREHFEAIQGFHAGWKKSGLGGADGKHGMEEYLQTKVIYAQYR; translated from the coding sequence ATGCAGCAATTTGAACAGTATATCAACGGAAAATTTGTAAAGTCTACCTCTACAGAAGTAATTGAAATTTTAAACCCTTGTACCGAAGAAGTTTTATCATTAATGCCTATAGGTAGTGTTAAGGATGCTCAATTAGCTTTAGAAGCAGCACAAGCTTCTCAACACGCTTGGAAATCACTTCCTGCAATTCAAAGGGCTAATTATTTAACTAAAATGGCCACTGTTATTCGTGAAAACAGAGTTTTTTTAGCAAGAACTTTAGCTGCAGAACAAGCAAAAGTAATTGGCTTAGCACAAGTAGAAATTGATGTTACTGCAGATTATTTTGATTATTACGCAGGTTTTGCAAGAAGAATAGAAGGAGAAATTATACAAAGTGATCGTAGCAAAGAACACATCTTTTTACACAAGGCACCCATTGGAGTAGCTGTAGGTATTTTACCTTGGAACTTTCCATTTTTTGTAATGGCAAGAAAAGTAGCTGGTTCTTTAATTACAGGAAATACTTGTGTCATAAACCCAAGTTCTATTGCGCCTAACACTGTTATGGAATTTGCTAAATTAATAGAAGCAATAAAGATTCCTGCAGGTGTATTAAATTATGTTTGTGGTAAAGGTAGCATTGTAGGTAATGCACTCTCTAAGAGTCCTATTACAGGTATTATTAGCTTAACTGGTAGTGTTGGTGCTGGTCAAATGGTTATGGAAGCTGCCTCTAAAAACATCACTAAAGTTTCTTTAGAGCTAGGTGGTAAAGCGCCTGCTATTGTGTGTGCAGATGCTAATTTAGAATTGGCTGTAAACGCAGTAGTAAGCTCTCGTTTTATTTTTAGCGGGCAAGTATGTAACTGTGCAGAACGTGTGTATGTAGAAGAATCTATTCACGATCAATTTTTAGAAATGATAACTTCTAAAATAAATGATCTTAAAGTAGAAGATGCATTTTCTGAGAACAATCCAGATATGAGTGCTTTGGTTTCTAAAGCGCAACTAGATAAAGTTTCTGAAATGATAGAATATGCTAAAAAAGAAGGAGCAGAAGTATTAGTTGGTGGATCTAGATCTTCACAATTTGATAAAGGATATTTTTATCAACCTACTTTATTAACCAACGTAAAACAAGACATGCAGATTATTCAAGAAGAAGTATTCGGACCTGTTTTACCAGTTATGAAATTTGGTACTTTAGATGAAGCAATTGCTTTAGCTAATGACTGTGAATTTGGATTAACATCTTCTATATTCTCAGAAAACTTTAATAAAGTAATGCATGCCGCAGAAGAATTACAATACGGTGAAACCTATATCAACAGAGAGCATTTTGAAGCTATTCAAGGTTTTCATGCTGGTTGGAAAAAATCTGGTTTAGGTGGTGCAGATGGTAAACATGGTATGGAAGAATATTTACAAACCAAAGTTATATACGCACAATACAGGTAA